TGTGGTCCCCGTTAACTTCAAAATCAGCAGAAAGGGTTGTTTGATAGGGCTCCCAGTAACCATTGTAATAATCAACAGGTACATTTGAATAAGCATCGCTAAAGATTGAAATGACGTCCTCAGGAGCGTGAGTTGGGATAGGAGCTTGCTGGAAAGACCCTACAGAGTTAATTGTCAATGAACCCTCGGCAACAACATCGCCCACATGGGCGGTAATTTGGGCATTTCCCGGTCCGCCGACAACAGTAACATTTCCATATTCATCAACAATTGCTATTGACTCGTTTGATGAAACAAACTCAAAGTATGCAGGTGCTGCGTTAACAGCCTGGTCAATTCCTGCCGGCAGGTTGAAAATAGATACTAAACCGCTTAGTTGTTTTGAAACCCCAACAAATGAAGTTTCTGTTTGGTCCTCCCCGTTCAGAATGGCAAACCGCGGGTGGGCAATGGTGCTAAGGTTTTCAAATTTCACCTCGTCAATCCAGAAGGTGTATCCTTTATCGTTTTCGGGACCTTCTGCATAATACAACATTCCTTTCTCCATATTTAGCCTCGAAGGATCGGGAATTGGGATATAGTATTTCTTCCAGTTTGAGTTTATGGGCAGATTTGAAATTGAAACCTCGTATTTGGATGCTCCTAGGTCATTTCCGAATCCAACAAGGTCGAGGTTGGCGGCCTGTGTAGCTTTAGCCCAAAAAGTCAAAGTATTATACCCTGATAAGTCCCTGCCTTCGGAGGTGAAAAATACCCCACCAGCAAAAGCACCTCTGGGGTCGCCTGCGTCGGGAACTTCAAACCTCATGGAAGCACTTGAATTATTGTGTGTTACATCATTGTCAACATCAAATGCCGAAGGAACAGATCCACCAAAGGCTGCGTAATTTAATCCCGCACTGAAACCATCGATAAAGACTTCGGGATTGCTGGGGTAGGGGGCAGGGCTCAAATCGGTGATTTCACGTTCACAACCCCAAAAGAGCAGGATAAATATCCCGATTGGGACAAACTGCTTGATTTTTATAAATTTATGTGACTTCATTTTTTCAGCTTTTTAATTTCCAATACTAATGAGGATGTAGGTTCTGATTTCCCACTCATTGCCGTTGTCGAAACCAATCGCCTCGGGATCGGGAACAAAGTTGCCGGCAGGGTCAATGGATTGCGTTGGCGAATAGCGTGGAGAATACCTGTCGAGGGTCCGGTAGGTGCCCCGAACGCCAATGCGGGTGTTAGGAAGCTCAAACCAGTCAGGTCTTCCCAGTGAAACCGATAAGTCGGCCATCAGCTGAAGGGGGAAAGTAAGGTTAAAGTCGCGGTGATAATCGTACGGACCCCAATCGTTAATCCTGACAAATGAATTGAGCCTTATGGTTTTGTAGATCGTACGCAAATCAATACCAAAGCGGCTGATGGTACGGTCGTCACTGCCGTTTGCCTGTGCATCTCCTCCATAAATGTTGGCAATAAAGCCATAATCCTTGTTGATTTTTGAGATAACCCTGGCATGTACTTCCCACAAGTCTTTTGCAGGCGGTGATCCCGGGAATGCAAATGTGGTGCGTCCATCGGGCAAAATTCCAATGGCAGCATCCATGGTGGTGGGCAAATGACGGTAAACGAAGCCCAGACTAAATGCAAATCCTGCATCTTCGCTTCGGTCGCTGTCCCAATCGTACATCCAGGTGCCGGGTGTTGGGTCGTAGGTTAATAAAATTTCACCTGCCACTTGCTCCCTGTTTGATCTGACTACAAATGGGTCTTCGAGGATATTACGTGGCCTTCCGGGAGCAGGTACCGAATTTGGAATCGGGCCTTCAATGGGCTTCTGCCACAAAAAATTGGGTGCAATTTGAAGATTTCCCATTAGATAGGTAAAGCCCGACAGGAAGTTGTACTGGTTTCCGCTGCCGCTGTCTTTCAACCTCCATCCGGTAAAAGTCAGGGTCTGGTCTACACCTCCCTGTGCTACCAGGCCCATAACGGCCGATTGTGCATACCAGTTAAACCTGCCTCCAGTATAAGTCAGTTTGATCTTGCCACCCCAGGTATCCTCGGGTTTGATATGATCCTGGTAAACGGTATAATCACCTTCTTCACCCCTTACCAGTTGAAATTCCCGGTTCTGCAAAGGCTGTCCGGCCCATATACCACCCAGGTCAACACCAAATTTCCCAAAGTCTCGGTTTAAATGAAGGGTTAATCGTCTGGTTTTTGGCTGCGGAATGGCAAAGGAACTCTCCGTCATACCAAGCTGGTCGAGGTCTTCGTGAAATATTCCGGTGAAATTGAATTTGCCCAAGGCTTTAGAGTATTTCAACAATAGCGCGGGGTTGGCTCCCCACCAGAGCTGCGGGCCAAAAGCAAATTTGAAATCTTTAAACTGCTTTTTGCCCTCCACCTCAAAACCGAAAGGTGCAATACCGTTATAAATATCGATTTGTGGACCGTAGTTTGCTTCCGGATAAAGGCCAAAAAAGTCGCCCTCATAGCCCCAGTGGTAATGTCCCGTGCGGTAAAAACCGTTCAGATTGAAATACCTGTGATTCCATTCGTAACTGGCCCTGTAAATCTGAACCCTGTTGATTGATTCGACGTTTACGTTTCCATCAGGGCTGCTTAGCAAAACGGGCCGACCCCGATTTTCATAAAAAATCTGGTCAATTGGATTCTGGGCTACATTTCCCAGTGCATTTAACTCGACATTGGCCCTGAAGTTAGCAGCAGGCTGGGCCTCAACGCCCACATAAAACGACTGCATGTGATCAAAACCCAGTTGGTTTGGAAAGGTCTGATCACCCGGAATTGGATCATTGGGCGTGGTAATAAGGCTTCCGCCAGTATTGAAGGTGGAAAGGTGCGCAGTGAAATGGCTTAGCCTGATAACCTTGTTTCTCTCCCCCTCAAGGGCAGCTTTATCGCCTCTGGCTTGCAGGGTTGCATCAGAAATATTAATGCCATTAAAGTGATTGCGAAGATCAGTCATGGATGTTTCAGCTGCATAAGGGTTAAATTTATGAGCCTCCTTTAAAGCATAATAAGCCGCTCTTGGAAATAACTGATAAAAGCCCTTAGCGTCGGTTGGCCCTTTTGCGCAAATGCCAAACCATTCTTCATTCATGTTGTTTTCGCCCGGAATGTGGTCAAAACGATAGCCGCCGTTCTCCCATGAAGCATTGGTGTCATGTGCATCCAGGTTCTTGGTTTGTCCAAATTTCCACCAGCCATCGCTGAACTGAAAAGTAAATCCACCAATCGAATTGCCTGCTTTTCCAAGCCCAGCTGCATTTTCGTATATTTCCATCCAGTTGGCAACATCATAATAAGCCTGTTCTCTCTGTGCCTCTTCCATGGTAAGGGCATTAAAGGCATCAGATCCAAATTCGGTTAGAAGGATGGGCTTTCCATATTCATTCTTTACCCTGTCAAACATATCGGTAAATGAAACTCCGCGATATACGTTGACTCCGAAAATATCCACATCCTGGCATTCTTCTGCAATAATATCTAAAAACAATAAGTCTCCGTTACATAGCGCCACCGGGTGGTTTTGGTCAAGGGCTTTCATGTCCAATGCTGCCTGGTTGAAGAGTTTGTACATGTGGCGTGCCATGATGGTAGATTCCCGGTCTTCCATTGGAATATCTTCCGTTTCGGCGCCCGACCAGAAAAGCCCGTAGTTGTTTTCGTTGCCAAGCAAATAAAGCAAGAGCCCCGGCGTGTTTTTATACTCTTCTACAAGTTCAGTGACCTCCCTCAAAAGAAGTTCAATGGTCCTAGGGTCAGAATAATCGGTGTTTGCAACCCAGGCACCATCCAGCGTTAAACCGTAGCGACCGAACGAGTGGTTGAGCATCGTGTAAATGCCATAGGTTTCGTATATATAGGTAATCCATTTGGGCTGGATTCCCGTATACACCCGAATAGCATTTACACCCATGTTTTTCAACATCGACATTTCATCGTCAATGGCTTTTTTGATAAAGTCGTCCGGCTGGTTCCATAAGCTGTACATGAAATTGGTGCCAATGGGAAAATAATCCCAGTTCATGCCATTTACCATGAAGGCTTCACCCTCCGTTTTCAGCCGCCAACCGTCTTCTTGTTGTTCAACCTCAACCCGGTTATTTTGTGCAAACAGGGAAAGGGAAAAACTGAAAATTAGCAAAAAAATTAGTTGTCTCATAAGACTTTTCATTTGGGAATAATTAATTATTTCAAAAATAGGGCAGTCAAAACACTAACAGCGTATAAATATAATGATGAATTCGTTGATTCGCCTATATACATAATATATACAATTACTGTTAAGGAACTTTACATACAATTAAATTTAGTTCAATTTACTGGAAATGAATAAATAATAAAAAAATATTTTAGGATTGGATTGAAAGGTTGTGTTTTTTTGTACATGTAATTTTTAGTTGTTTCTTTTAATGAAAATGGGGAAAAACTACCGGGTGTTTTAAAACCTTTTTCAAGCCTAGCTTGAAAATCACTTCCGCAGTTTTATATTTATCGCCCCCTTTTAGAAAAAACAGGGATAGTGTTTTCAAAAAATTACTTTACAAAAAAGGGTATATTGGCTGTGGCAGCATTGTTTTGGTTGTCAACAACATAAACGAAAATTCGATAAGCCCCATGGCTGGAGGGTGCATTAAAAATGACTTCCGATGTGTTGGCTGATATAATAAGCCCTTCAATGGTTTTTGACCTTTTCTCAAAGTCACCACCTTCGCTTAATTCCTTTGGCTCTGGAATTATTTCAGCTCTAACCGAAAGGTTTTCTTTATTAGGGTGTTCGATGGAAATCCTGGCAATGAATTCTTGGTTCTTTTCAAGGCACACATTATCAAACCGACCACCTTTGCCTTCAATGGTGAAATCCATCATTTTCGGGGCCATATTTTCTGGCCATTTTCCGGTCCAGAGGTATTCAATCATATTTACTGATTCTGTTCTTTCACCATTTTCAGTAAAGAGACCATACCATGATGGGGTACGCTCCTGTTTTTGGCCCCAAAGAAATACAAACGAACCCATGCAGTTATTAGAATCAGCCAAAATGACTTCTTCGTAACGCTTTTTTATTGCTTCAGCTTTCTCTGTGGAGGTCTGCTCAATGGCCGAACCCCATTCTGTTTGGGGAACTTCCCAATGACCAGTTGCTCCCCATTCAGTAACCAGATAAGGGCCATTGTATCCTGCATTCTCAAGTCTTTGCTCAAGGTCAATTAAACTGCCATACAATTGAATAGAGATAAAGTCGACATCGGGACAGTGCTCTAGTATATAATCCACTTCCTTCTTGTAAATTCCGGCCAGCATGGTGGTCGTAACATGGTTGCCATCAACTTCCTTTATCATCCGAGCAATATCGTTCACAGCATCCCACACTTTTTGATTGGAATAATTGAGATTAAGCTCATTGCCTATGCCCCAGCCCAGCAAGGCCGGATGATCTTTAAGTTCAAGCACTTCCTGTCTGAGCCTTTCCAATTGCTGAGCAACAGCCCCCTTATCATTATAATCAAAACCGTGGCGCTCATTCCCTACATTCAGGCCCATCATCACCATTAAGCCATTTTCCCATGCCATGTCTAGCTTCTCCCTGCCAGTTTGCTGCCCATTGTCAATAGTCCAGGTGCGAAAGGAATTGCCACCGTGGATAGCAATTTCTCCGCAAGGTCCGTTCTCACAACCGGCTCCCTTAACAAAAAACTCCTCTCCGTTAACAAACAAACGATATTTTCCATCCACTTGCTTCATCTCAACCTGGGAAGGCCCTGCTTGCATGGGGTCGGTGATTTCCTGCTTGTCATAATTACAGGCAATTATCATGTAGGACATTAGCAATAGTGTCAAAATCTTTATTTTTTTCATCTCAGCACCAATCATTTAATTAGATTCGATTCCAGTTCTTCAAGAGATTTCCCTTTGGTTTCAGGAATAAACCGCCAAACGAACAAAAGGGTCAACAACCCGAAAAAGGAATAAATGAGGTATGTGGCACTTGACCCTAACCATTCCAGTTGAACAGGAAAAACAGTTGCAACAGAGAAACTGACAATGGAATTCCAGAAGCCCATGATGGAAATGGAGAGACCTCGGAGTTTGTTGGGGAATATTTCAGAAAGCAGGGCCCACATGACCGGGCCAAGGGAGATGGCAAAAGATGCAACAAAGAGGATTAGGCCAATCAAAACCCATATAGAACTGATGCTTATGGAATGTTTTAGGATAACTTCCTTGAAGTCGTTATAGGTTTCCTGGCCGATCTTTTCCTTTACCAGGATGAAATAAGCCACCTCATTTTTAAAGGTATTGTTTTTCAGGTCATTAAGTTTTTGAATATTCGCTATTTGATCTGGAGTTGCATTCATCTCAGTTACCTCGGCCATCAGCATCTCCATTGACTCCGAATCTATGGTGTATCTTGCGTTCTTGAATGAAAATCCGACAATGGCAAGGGAAATACAAATTCCGATTGCGCCAATCAATAGCAGGGGTTTTCGGCCAAGGGTATCAATCAGGAACATGGCTAAAACGGTCATCACAACATTGGTTACTCCAAGGATGGCCGCCTGCATAAACGCTGCATCTTTTCCTCCGCCGGCCATTTCAAAGATCATGGGTGCGTAATAGAAGATGGCGTTAATACCTGTGATCTGCTGGAAAAATGCAATTCCAAATCCAACGATCAATACGGTTTTCATTCGTCTTGAGAAAACATCAGACCAGGTGCCTTTTTCTTTCTTTTCTTCCTCTTTCAGGCTAAGATTAATTTCCTGAAATTCAATTTGTGCTTGTGTTTCCCCATGGATTTTTTCCAGGACTCCTTTTGCTTCCTCCCCTTTTGCTTTTTGCAGCAACCACCTGGGACTCCGGGGGACAAAAAACAGCAGGATGAAAAATAAAATGGCGGGAATGGCTTCAACGCCAAGCATAACCCGCCATTTTAAGTCAGAGTCTGCGATGGTTTGCTGGAAAAAGTAATTGGAGAAATAGGCGATGGAAATGCCAAGGACAATGTTAAGCTGGTTGAAAGTTACCAGGGTGCCGCGCAATTTCCTGGGTGCAATTTCTGCAATGTACATAGGGGCAACCAGGATAGCCATACCAACACCAAAACCACCAATGATCCTTGCAGCCAGGAAACTGGAGATATTAAATGCAAAGGCTGTAGTAATTGCGCTGATGGTGAAAAGCAAGGCAGTGACCTTAAGAACCCCCCGGCGTCCGAATCGGTCGGCCAGTTTGCCTGCCATGATATTTCCAATAATTGCACCCAAAATAAGGGAGCTCACAGAAAAACCGATAAGCATGGATCCGGAATTTAATCCGAACGTATTCTTATAAAACGGTGTTGCTCCTGATATTACCGCACTGTCAAAACCCAGAAGAAATCCTCCTAAGGCAACGATCAGTGAAATTAATACCGTGTAGGTCTTCCTGGTCATTTTTTCGAGTGTTTCAGCACAAATTTTTGATTAAATATTATCCCGGATATTGTCTTCTCCACGTCTTTTCTTCAAAAGAAAGAGCAAAAAGGATGCCTGGACAGTAGTTTTGGCAGGCAAAAATGATTGGGAAGTGCAATGTTTAACAGAAGTGATCCCTAATAACCAGCATTTTGGACAAAGGTTCCATTGGAGAGGTCAATCTCCGTTTGCGGGATGGGCAAGAAGCCTTTGGTTGCCGGTTTAAAGGTCACGTCAAACAATTGCTGGTCTCCAATATAATTGGGGCCCCTTATGCCAGAATCCGTCAGGGTCTGATTGGCAAAATCAATTCCCTGCCTTAGTACATCGAAATAGCGAAGTCCTTCCAATGACAATTCCAGCCTTCTTTCCTCCAGGATGTTTTCAAGGGTTGCAGGAACGCTGGGAAGGTCAACTCTAATCCTAACACGATCAAGATATTGCTGTGCATTGGGACTTCCAAGTTCAGCAGCCATCAGCAGAACGTCAGAGAAGCGAATGACTCTGTGATTACTGGTGCGGTTTAGTTCAAATTGCCCATCAGAACCCCAGTGCTCCCGATCAGAGGTATATTTCCTTGAGAAGTACCCGGTATGCTGGTAACCTGTGGTAAGGGTGCCGTCAAGTTGCTCTTGCGTAACAATTGTGTGCTGAATTCTTGGATCTTCTTCCAGATCAAGGAACAGTTTGTGGTTGACTGGTGCAAAACTCCAGCCCCTGTTCCAGTTAGTGGAACCCGAAACCCTGGGCCCTTGCATTTGTGCAGCCAGGTTTCCTGCGCCTCCCCTGGGATACTCCCAATCCCACCAAGGCAGTTCGTCACCGTAAGAAATCTCAAAAACCGACTCTATCCCAAATTCACCAGCCAGTTTGAAGTTTTCGGAATAGTCAGGGAACAGATCATGGCCGCTATTCTGAATGAGATCTTCGAGTTGTTGCAGCACAAAGGCCTGATTAACCGTGTTACTGCCTGCTGTCATTTCAGCACCGTAAACCCCGTTGTAGAATAAGTAAGCCCTTGCCAATAGTCCTTGGGCAGCCCATTTAGTTACCCGTCCAACCTCTGCCTCGGAGACAGATTCCGGCAAATCGGTAATGGCTTCAACAAGATCAAGTGCAATTTGGTTGTAAACTTCCTGGGGAGAACTTTGAGGCTGGTTGTATTCTGAAGGCCCGCTTATTGGCGAGGTTAAAAGCGGTATATTTTCAAAAAATCGAACCTGTTCAAAGTAGAAATATGCCCTCAGAAATTTGGCCTCGGCGATGGTTCTGGTCTTAAAACTTTCAGGAGCATCAATCCCGTCAATGATTTCCAGGAAAAGATTGGCCCGGTAAATGCCAAGGTAATTCTTTATCCAGGTAGCATGAACAATAGGGTTGGTTGGAGAAATGTTAAAGCTGTTCAATTCCTGCCAGTTCAACCCATCAATGGGGTCTGATCCACCTGCAAAGGCATCATCAGACAAGACATCAGCCACGGTAATTATTGGAGCCCATGAAACGCCCGGGGTTGATTGATAGGTAAGCACATCGTAAATGGCCACTAATGCCCTGAAAGCCTGATCCTGGGTTTGGTAATAGTTCGTGGAAACTTCCTGATCAATAGGTTTCAGGTCCAGAAAATCTTCGCTGCATGATGTCAAGAAAGAAACAATCAGCAGTGCTCTAATAGTTTTGGAAATTATATTTTTCATGTCCCTTATGTTTTACATTAAAATGAAATGGTAGTTCCCAAACGGAAAGTTCTTGCCTGTGGATAAACCCCGCGGTCAATTCCAATGTCAAAGGAACTTAAGGCCCCAATTTCTGGATCGGCACCAGTATATCTGGTGAGCGTAACAAGATTTTCGGCAGAAACATATACTCGTAGTGTTGAAGCCTTTATCCTTTGCAGTATTTTATGCGGGAAGGTATATCCTAACTGGATATTTTTTAGCCTCACATAGGAACCATCCTCAATATATAAGTCAGACACTCTGTAATTAAAATTGGTATCATTCCAGGTGTATCTGGGGATGGTATTGGAGGTGCCTTCCCCGGTCCATCGATCAAGAATGGCTGTGGTACGGTTGGTGTAAGGGAGATCCTGGCGCTGCATACCGTTGAATATTTGATGGCCAAAAGCACCTACGATAAGGAATCCCAGGTCAAATTGCCTATATTCAAAATTGGCATTGCTACCTAATGTAACCTTGGGTGTGGGATTACCTATCATTGTACGGTCGTCGGCATTGATTACACCGTCACCGTTAACATCAACAAATCGAACGTCACCAGGCTTTGCATTTGGTTGAAGCACCTGTCCGGTTTGGTTAATGTGTTGAAAAACTTCTGCCTGATTTTGGAATATCCCATCGGTTTTGTAACCGTAAAAATAGGCAATTGGCAGGCCCAGTTCAGTGCGGGTAATCATCCCTGCGACAGCCCAGGAGGCTCCGGGAAGAACCCCTTCTTCATTCCCGATCTTAGTCATTTTATTCTGGTTATAGGCACCATTCAGTCCGATTGAATACCTGAAATCCCTGGTATAATTTCTCCAGTTGAGTGACAATTCAACACCTTTGTTTTGGACGCTTCCGACATTGGCAAAAGGAGGATCATTACCCACATGTGCCGGGATTGGGATCCTTTCGAGCAATCCTTTGGTCGTTTTAACGTAATAGTCAATGGTTGCAGTCAAACGGTTGTTGAATGCGCCAAAGTCAAGTGCAATGTCAATTTGCTCAGATTCTTCCCAGCGGATATCATTATTCTCAATAAATTGGGGTGATGCGCCAAACTCGCGTCCACTCCCAAAAATGTAACCCCTGCTCATATCCATAAGTGATACAAACTGGTAATTTCCGATTCTTTCATTACCGTTTACCCCCCACGATGCCCTAAGTTTCAAAATGTCAATTGCTCCCAGTTCAGGAAAGAAGTTTTCCTCACTGACTACCCAAGAGAAACCGAGAGATGGGAAAATACCATAGCGGTTATTGGCTCCAAACCTGGAAGAACCGTCTCTTCGGATAGTAGCATTAAAAGCATAAATGCTTTTATAGTCATAAAGAATCCTTCCGAATTGAGACAAAAGGCCTGCATGTGAAGCTCTTCCATCTGCCCGCCAGTTTTCATCTGTAGCCATGTGAATGTAAACATGGTCTGGGTCAAAAATAGGAACGTTGGTATTGTACCCAAATAAGTTTTCAAAATTCTCTTTACTTGCAGTGGTTCCAATGAGAGCCGAGACATTGTGCAAGCCAAATTGTCTAGTGTAGGAAAGTGTGTTTTCCCATTGCCAGGTATAATAGCGGTCAATGGTTTTCGAGACAGAAGTCACATCGGTATTGTTTTGGGCACCATTGAGGTAAAACAAAGGCCTGTAGGAATCGCTAAGCACATAGGCCAAATCTATACCGAGACTTGTCTTTGCGACCAGACCTGGGATAGGCTCAAGTTCTCCAAAAATATTTCCGACTACCTTATCGACACGTGTTTGTCCGGTTTGTGTCTCAATCAGTGCAAGAGGATTCACAATTTCACCTCCGGGGAAAATCTCCGAAATTCCATAATATCTCCCTTCACTGTCTGTAACGACTGGATTGTTGGAATAAGGGGGTAAAGCCAGGATATTTTCATCAGTCTCATAGACCGGGGTTAAAGGGTCAAGGTTCAATGCGCTGCTGTATGGGCCATTGAACGAAGTATTGCTGGCAATACCCCGCCGGATAATATGGGAATAGGCTAGGTTGTTTCCGAAACGGATGAAATCAGTCACCTGGTGCTGAGTGTTCAGCCTGGCCGTAATACGGTCAAATTGTGATTTGTCACCACCAATAATACCCTGTTGCGAGAAATAGGAAAGGGAGGAGGCAAAGGTTGATTTATCCGAGCCCCCACTGACGGCAATCTCGTGGTTGGAAATCGGTACATTGGTCTGGAACAATTCATTTTGCCAGTTGGTATTGTGTTGAGGGATTTCATTCAGATCATACGGCTCTGTCTGGCCCGAATTTCTGGCCCCTTCATTCATGAGCATCATATACTGCTCTGCGTTAAGCATATCAATTGTCCGGGCAGCATTTTGAATGCCTGTATAGGTGGAAAAGGTGATATTCATCTTTCCTCTGGTACCACTTTTGGTGGTTATCAATATTACACCATTTGCTGCCCTGGCACCATAGATGGCAGCGGAAGCAGCATCTTTGAGTACATCAATGGATTCAATATCGCCGGGATTCAGATAATCAATGCCATCAACTTTCAAGCCATCTACAATATATAAGGGTTCGGGGTTGCCTGTTGTTCCTGCGCCCCTGACACGTACAGTGGGTGCTTCACCTGGCTGCCCTGAAAGATTGGTTACCATTACCCCAGCAGTTCGGCCCTGCATGGCCTGT
The sequence above is a segment of the Bacteroides sp. genome. Coding sequences within it:
- a CDS encoding glycoside hydrolase family 2 TIM barrel-domain containing protein — protein: MRQLIFLLIFSFSLSLFAQNNRVEVEQQEDGWRLKTEGEAFMVNGMNWDYFPIGTNFMYSLWNQPDDFIKKAIDDEMSMLKNMGVNAIRVYTGIQPKWITYIYETYGIYTMLNHSFGRYGLTLDGAWVANTDYSDPRTIELLLREVTELVEEYKNTPGLLLYLLGNENNYGLFWSGAETEDIPMEDRESTIMARHMYKLFNQAALDMKALDQNHPVALCNGDLLFLDIIAEECQDVDIFGVNVYRGVSFTDMFDRVKNEYGKPILLTEFGSDAFNALTMEEAQREQAYYDVANWMEIYENAAGLGKAGNSIGGFTFQFSDGWWKFGQTKNLDAHDTNASWENGGYRFDHIPGENNMNEEWFGICAKGPTDAKGFYQLFPRAAYYALKEAHKFNPYAAETSMTDLRNHFNGINISDATLQARGDKAALEGERNKVIRLSHFTAHLSTFNTGGSLITTPNDPIPGDQTFPNQLGFDHMQSFYVGVEAQPAANFRANVELNALGNVAQNPIDQIFYENRGRPVLLSSPDGNVNVESINRVQIYRASYEWNHRYFNLNGFYRTGHYHWGYEGDFFGLYPEANYGPQIDIYNGIAPFGFEVEGKKQFKDFKFAFGPQLWWGANPALLLKYSKALGKFNFTGIFHEDLDQLGMTESSFAIPQPKTRRLTLHLNRDFGKFGVDLGGIWAGQPLQNREFQLVRGEEGDYTVYQDHIKPEDTWGGKIKLTYTGGRFNWYAQSAVMGLVAQGGVDQTLTFTGWRLKDSGSGNQYNFLSGFTYLMGNLQIAPNFLWQKPIEGPIPNSVPAPGRPRNILEDPFVVRSNREQVAGEILLTYDPTPGTWMYDWDSDRSEDAGFAFSLGFVYRHLPTTMDAAIGILPDGRTTFAFPGSPPAKDLWEVHARVISKINKDYGFIANIYGGDAQANGSDDRTISRFGIDLRTIYKTIRLNSFVRINDWGPYDYHRDFNLTFPLQLMADLSVSLGRPDWFELPNTRIGVRGTYRTLDRYSPRYSPTQSIDPAGNFVPDPEAIGFDNGNEWEIRTYILISIGN
- a CDS encoding sugar porter family MFS transporter — translated: MTRKTYTVLISLIVALGGFLLGFDSAVISGATPFYKNTFGLNSGSMLIGFSVSSLILGAIIGNIMAGKLADRFGRRGVLKVTALLFTISAITTAFAFNISSFLAARIIGGFGVGMAILVAPMYIAEIAPRKLRGTLVTFNQLNIVLGISIAYFSNYFFQQTIADSDLKWRVMLGVEAIPAILFFILLFFVPRSPRWLLQKAKGEEAKGVLEKIHGETQAQIEFQEINLSLKEEEKKEKGTWSDVFSRRMKTVLIVGFGIAFFQQITGINAIFYYAPMIFEMAGGGKDAAFMQAAILGVTNVVMTVLAMFLIDTLGRKPLLLIGAIGICISLAIVGFSFKNARYTIDSESMEMLMAEVTEMNATPDQIANIQKLNDLKNNTFKNEVAYFILVKEKIGQETYNDFKEVILKHSISISSIWVLIGLILFVASFAISLGPVMWALLSEIFPNKLRGLSISIMGFWNSIVSFSVATVFPVQLEWLGSSATYLIYSFFGLLTLLFVWRFIPETKGKSLEELESNLIK
- a CDS encoding RagB/SusD family nutrient uptake outer membrane protein: MKNIISKTIRALLIVSFLTSCSEDFLDLKPIDQEVSTNYYQTQDQAFRALVAIYDVLTYQSTPGVSWAPIITVADVLSDDAFAGGSDPIDGLNWQELNSFNISPTNPIVHATWIKNYLGIYRANLFLEIIDGIDAPESFKTRTIAEAKFLRAYFYFEQVRFFENIPLLTSPISGPSEYNQPQSSPQEVYNQIALDLVEAITDLPESVSEAEVGRVTKWAAQGLLARAYLFYNGVYGAEMTAGSNTVNQAFVLQQLEDLIQNSGHDLFPDYSENFKLAGEFGIESVFEISYGDELPWWDWEYPRGGAGNLAAQMQGPRVSGSTNWNRGWSFAPVNHKLFLDLEEDPRIQHTIVTQEQLDGTLTTGYQHTGYFSRKYTSDREHWGSDGQFELNRTSNHRVIRFSDVLLMAAELGSPNAQQYLDRVRIRVDLPSVPATLENILEERRLELSLEGLRYFDVLRQGIDFANQTLTDSGIRGPNYIGDQQLFDVTFKPATKGFLPIPQTEIDLSNGTFVQNAGY
- a CDS encoding TonB-dependent receptor — its product is MKKTLWSFLFLMVGIMSAIPLQGQTLKGVVKDSQTGETLPGANILIKGTTQGTVTNFEGEYSLSLSPGTFVITYSFISYVTQEIELTIGPDQTITRDIELSPDVLTFEEFVVIGYGAQKKKVVTGAISSVSAEEINSTPILRVEQAMQGRTAGVMVTNLSGQPGEAPTVRVRGAGTTGNPEPLYIVDGLKVDGIDYLNPGDIESIDVLKDAASAAIYGARAANGVILITTKSGTRGKMNITFSTYTGIQNAARTIDMLNAEQYMMLMNEGARNSGQTEPYDLNEIPQHNTNWQNELFQTNVPISNHEIAVSGGSDKSTFASSLSYFSQQGIIGGDKSQFDRITARLNTQHQVTDFIRFGNNLAYSHIIRRGIASNTSFNGPYSSALNLDPLTPVYETDENILALPPYSNNPVVTDSEGRYYGISEIFPGGEIVNPLALIETQTGQTRVDKVVGNIFGELEPIPGLVAKTSLGIDLAYVLSDSYRPLFYLNGAQNNTDVTSVSKTIDRYYTWQWENTLSYTRQFGLHNVSALIGTTASKENFENLFGYNTNVPIFDPDHVYIHMATDENWRADGRASHAGLLSQFGRILYDYKSIYAFNATIRRDGSSRFGANNRYGIFPSLGFSWVVSEENFFPELGAIDILKLRASWGVNGNERIGNYQFVSLMDMSRGYIFGSGREFGASPQFIENNDIRWEESEQIDIALDFGAFNNRLTATIDYYVKTTKGLLERIPIPAHVGNDPPFANVGSVQNKGVELSLNWRNYTRDFRYSIGLNGAYNQNKMTKIGNEEGVLPGASWAVAGMITRTELGLPIAYFYGYKTDGIFQNQAEVFQHINQTGQVLQPNAKPGDVRFVDVNGDGVINADDRTMIGNPTPKVTLGSNANFEYRQFDLGFLIVGAFGHQIFNGMQRQDLPYTNRTTAILDRWTGEGTSNTIPRYTWNDTNFNYRVSDLYIEDGSYVRLKNIQLGYTFPHKILQRIKASTLRVYVSAENLVTLTRYTGADPEIGALSSFDIGIDRGVYPQARTFRLGTTISF